Proteins encoded within one genomic window of Sphingomonas cannabina:
- the pspA gene encoding phage shock protein PspA has product MGIFSRTRDIIAANVTDLLDRAEDPAKMVRMIILEMEETLVEVRASAARTIADQKEMRRHIAKLEGLQASWTEKAELALSKDREDLAKAALVERQKAADMCEQLKSEIGVLDESLKASEADIAKLQTKLREARSRQSSIETRLETANNRFRLREMYGGSKTAEAFSRFDVLERRVDLAEGRAEAAGLMAVKTLDEEIEELKANEKVDAELEALKKRLSGNKEG; this is encoded by the coding sequence ATGGGTATCTTCTCGCGAACCCGGGATATCATCGCCGCCAACGTCACCGATCTGCTCGATCGGGCGGAGGATCCGGCGAAGATGGTCCGGATGATCATTCTCGAGATGGAGGAGACGCTGGTCGAGGTGCGCGCGAGCGCCGCCCGCACCATCGCCGACCAGAAGGAGATGCGCCGCCACATCGCCAAGCTCGAAGGGCTCCAGGCGAGCTGGACCGAGAAGGCCGAGCTGGCGCTGTCCAAGGATCGCGAGGACCTGGCCAAGGCCGCGCTGGTCGAGCGCCAGAAGGCCGCCGATATGTGCGAGCAGCTCAAGAGCGAGATCGGCGTGCTGGACGAGTCGCTGAAGGCCTCCGAGGCCGACATCGCCAAGCTGCAGACCAAGCTGCGCGAGGCGCGGAGCCGCCAGAGCTCGATCGAGACGCGGCTGGAGACGGCGAACAACCGCTTCCGCCTGCGCGAGATGTACGGCGGCAGCAAGACGGCCGAGGCCTTCTCACGCTTCGACGTGCTCGAGCGCCGGGTCGACCTCGCCGAGGGTCGCGCCGAGGCGGCGGGGCTGATGGCGGTCAAGACGCTCGACGAGGAGATCGAGGAGCTCAAGGCCAACGAGAAGGTCGATGCGGAGCTCGAGGCGCTCAAGAAGCGCCTGAGCGGCAACAAGGAGGGCTGA
- a CDS encoding putative bifunctional diguanylate cyclase/phosphodiesterase translates to MALDFDEDRRAPRGAPRDLVTGAITVASILMFVGIGSQVLAATVRHYFMGGAPVDQPLVVALLLNIALILLGWRRNQALAREVAERAAAEERAQMLAARDPLTGFLNRRSLAEDGAALFARAEKRRKAMALLILDLDHFKTVNDMHGHAVGDSLLRAVAVEIERVLPASALMARLGGDEFACAFLFDAANPDVVERIAERLVSRMAQPFDAEGLRCHISASIGLARSDFDCRSIDALMRAADIAMYAAKKSGRNRFGWFDMSMERELQTRNELESGLRLAIPRQEIVPYFEQQIDIATGELSGFEVLARWEHPSRGLISPDQFIPIAEETGMIAELSLSIMRQAFTAARDWDPSLTVAINISPWQLRDPWLAQKIIKVLTETGFPASRCEIEITESALFDNLSLAQSIVGSLKNQGMRLALDDFGTGYSSLAHLRMLPFDRIKIDKSFVISMTESPDSAAIVHAIARLGESLNLPVTAEGIEDGEIERRLIAAGVSRGQGWHYGKPLSTAGARRMLAERRMLHVAQAEPFRKATSRRRAG, encoded by the coding sequence ATGGCACTGGATTTCGACGAGGACCGTCGCGCACCTCGCGGCGCGCCGCGCGACCTGGTCACCGGGGCGATCACCGTCGCTTCGATCCTGATGTTCGTCGGCATCGGCAGCCAGGTGCTCGCCGCCACGGTCCGCCACTATTTCATGGGCGGCGCACCGGTCGACCAGCCGCTGGTGGTGGCGCTGCTGCTCAACATCGCGCTGATCCTGCTCGGCTGGCGCCGCAACCAGGCGCTCGCCCGCGAGGTTGCCGAGCGTGCCGCCGCCGAGGAGCGTGCGCAGATGCTCGCCGCGCGCGACCCGCTGACCGGCTTCCTCAACCGCCGCAGCCTGGCCGAGGACGGCGCGGCGCTGTTCGCCCGCGCCGAGAAGCGCCGCAAGGCGATGGCGCTGCTGATCCTCGACCTCGACCATTTCAAGACGGTCAACGACATGCACGGCCACGCCGTCGGCGATTCGCTGCTGCGCGCGGTGGCGGTCGAAATCGAGCGCGTGCTGCCGGCGAGCGCGCTGATGGCGCGGCTGGGCGGCGACGAGTTCGCCTGCGCCTTTCTGTTCGATGCAGCCAATCCCGACGTGGTCGAGCGCATCGCCGAGCGGCTGGTGAGCCGGATGGCGCAGCCGTTCGACGCGGAGGGTCTGCGTTGCCACATCTCGGCTTCGATCGGGCTTGCCCGCTCCGACTTCGACTGCCGAAGCATCGATGCGCTGATGCGTGCAGCCGACATCGCCATGTACGCCGCCAAGAAATCCGGCCGCAATCGCTTCGGCTGGTTCGACATGTCGATGGAACGCGAACTTCAGACACGCAATGAACTCGAGAGCGGCCTCCGCCTCGCCATCCCGCGGCAGGAGATCGTCCCCTATTTCGAGCAGCAGATCGACATCGCCACCGGCGAGCTCAGCGGCTTCGAGGTGCTGGCGCGCTGGGAACATCCGAGCCGCGGGCTGATCAGCCCCGACCAGTTCATCCCGATCGCCGAGGAAACCGGCATGATCGCCGAGCTGTCGCTGTCGATCATGCGCCAGGCGTTCACCGCGGCGCGCGACTGGGATCCGTCGCTGACGGTCGCGATCAACATCTCGCCCTGGCAGCTGCGCGATCCGTGGCTCGCGCAGAAGATCATCAAGGTGCTGACCGAGACCGGCTTCCCCGCCAGCCGCTGCGAGATCGAGATCACCGAGAGCGCGCTGTTCGACAATCTGTCGCTCGCCCAGTCGATCGTCGGCTCCCTCAAGAACCAGGGCATGCGGCTGGCGCTCGACGATTTCGGCACCGGCTATTCGTCGCTTGCGCATTTGCGGATGCTGCCGTTCGACCGGATCAAGATCGACAAGAGCTTCGTGATCTCGATGACCGAGAGTCCGGATTCCGCCGCGATCGTCCATGCGATCGCCCGGCTCGGCGAGAGCCTCAACCTGCCGGTCACCGCCGAGGGGATCGAGGACGGCGAGATCGAGCGGCGGCTGATCGCGGCCGGCGTGTCGCGGGGACAGGGGTGGCATTACGGCAAGCCGCTGTCGACGGCGGGCGCGCGGCGGATGCTCGCCGAGCGGCGGATGCTGCACGTCGCGCAGGCGGAGCCGTTTCGCAAGGCTACCAGCCGGCGCCGGGCTGGCTGA
- the pspB gene encoding envelope stress response membrane protein PspB — protein sequence MEDFLLPVFIVGMLFIGLPWLIFHYITKWKQAPRITEEDEKLLDEMFLTARRLEERLQTVERILAADNPDFRPGTGVSSAADTDYDYIRRN from the coding sequence ATGGAAGATTTCCTGCTGCCCGTCTTCATCGTCGGGATGCTCTTCATCGGGCTCCCGTGGCTGATCTTCCACTACATCACCAAGTGGAAGCAGGCCCCGCGGATCACCGAGGAGGACGAGAAGCTGCTCGACGAGATGTTCCTGACGGCGCGCCGGCTCGAGGAGCGGCTGCAGACCGTCGAGCGCATCCTCGCCGCCGACAATCCCGATTTCCGTCCCGGCACGGGCGTCAGCTCGGCCGCGGATACCGACTACGACTATATCCGGAGGAACTGA
- a CDS encoding J domain-containing protein has product MARTSRSNDWGFPRWRSYGAAREATRVRLCDREGCEEPGDCPAPKAPNSPERWWFCQEHAAEYNRGWNYFAGLSEEEAAQREANERRDASGFTSARHNAWAGPGDGTRSRDEMRALDVLELEADADFEAVRAAWRRLAKESHPDVRPGDAEAAKRFQAVQAAYDVLRVAEERRQWRPE; this is encoded by the coding sequence ATGGCGCGAACTTCACGATCCAACGACTGGGGCTTTCCCCGCTGGCGCAGCTATGGTGCGGCGCGCGAGGCGACGCGCGTGCGGCTGTGCGACCGCGAAGGCTGCGAGGAGCCGGGCGATTGCCCCGCGCCCAAGGCCCCCAACAGCCCGGAGCGCTGGTGGTTCTGCCAGGAGCACGCCGCCGAATACAATCGCGGCTGGAACTATTTCGCCGGCCTCAGCGAGGAGGAGGCGGCGCAGCGCGAGGCCAACGAGCGGCGCGACGCTTCGGGCTTCACCAGCGCGCGGCATAATGCCTGGGCCGGCCCCGGCGACGGCACCCGCTCGCGCGACGAGATGCGCGCGCTCGACGTGCTCGAGCTGGAGGCGGATGCCGATTTCGAGGCGGTGCGCGCCGCCTGGCGCCGGCTCGCCAAGGAGAGCCACCCCGACGTCCGTCCCGGCGATGCCGAAGCGGCGAAGCGCTTCCAGGCGGTGCAGGCCGCCTACGACGTGCTGCGCGTCGCCGAGGAGCGGCGGCAATGGCGGCCGGAGTGA
- the ftsY gene encoding signal recognition particle-docking protein FtsY has translation MSTNLSWHQRLLGGFKRTSDRLVGNLAGLGTARLDDAVLDEIEEALISSDLGPETAARVRSRLAEGQYERNMEELGIRLVVAEEVAKALAPVAQPLDVDAFPRPQVILVIGVNGSGKTTTIAKLANLFLEQDYSVMLAAGDTFRAAAIGQLRTWAERIGVPIVSGNEGGDAAGIVYEAVKQATANGTDVLIVDTAGRLQNKRELMDELAKIRRVLGRLNPEAPHDVVLVLDATTGQNALSQIEVFKEVAGVTGLVMTKLDGTARGGVLVAAAERYGLPIHAIGVGEKVDDLRPFDANEVARIIAGVEELL, from the coding sequence ATGAGCACCAATCTTTCCTGGCACCAACGCTTGCTCGGCGGATTCAAGCGGACCTCCGACCGGCTGGTCGGCAATCTCGCCGGCCTCGGCACCGCGCGGCTCGACGATGCGGTGCTCGACGAGATCGAGGAGGCGCTGATCTCCTCCGACCTCGGACCCGAGACCGCCGCGCGCGTCCGCTCGCGGCTGGCCGAGGGGCAGTATGAGCGCAACATGGAGGAGCTCGGCATCCGCCTGGTCGTCGCCGAGGAGGTGGCGAAGGCGCTCGCGCCCGTCGCGCAGCCGCTCGACGTCGACGCCTTCCCTCGCCCGCAGGTGATCCTCGTCATCGGCGTCAACGGATCGGGCAAGACCACCACCATCGCCAAGCTCGCCAACCTGTTCCTGGAGCAGGACTATTCGGTGATGCTGGCGGCCGGCGACACCTTCCGCGCCGCCGCGATCGGGCAGCTGCGCACCTGGGCCGAGCGGATCGGGGTGCCGATCGTCTCCGGCAACGAGGGCGGCGACGCGGCGGGGATCGTCTACGAAGCCGTCAAGCAGGCCACCGCCAACGGCACCGACGTGCTGATCGTCGACACCGCCGGCCGCCTCCAGAACAAGCGCGAGCTGATGGACGAGCTCGCCAAGATCCGCCGCGTGCTCGGCCGCCTCAACCCCGAGGCGCCGCACGACGTGGTGCTGGTGCTCGACGCCACCACCGGTCAGAACGCGCTGAGCCAGATCGAGGTGTTCAAGGAGGTCGCCGGCGTCACCGGCCTGGTCATGACCAAGCTCGACGGCACCGCGCGCGGCGGCGTGCTGGTGGCGGCGGCGGAGCGATACGGCCTGCCGATCCATGCGATCGGGGTCGGCGAGAAGGTCGACGATCTGAGGCCCTTCGACGCGAACGAGGTCGCGCGGATCATCGCCGGCGTCGAGGAGTTGCTGTGA
- the pspF gene encoding phage shock protein operon transcriptional activator, giving the protein MERTTQVIGQSGAFLDALERASRAAALDRPVLVIGERGTGKELVAERLHRLSPRWDQPLVVMNCAALPETLIEAELFGHEAGAFTGATRARAGRFEEADRGTLFLDELGTLSMAAQERLLRAVEYGEVTRIGASRPIEVDVRIVAATNEHLPDRVAAGTFRADLLDRLSFEVVTLPPLRARPGDIMVLADFFGRRMASEIGWSEWPGFGPNAVDALTDYNWPGNVRELRNVVERAVYRWEREGPVDAIEIDPFASPHRPRGIAAMSPSAPAPIVQAEPALTIVREEGGSTSFKDRVARFERELLNRALAENRFNQRTTAETLGLTYDQLRHALRRHGLLNAG; this is encoded by the coding sequence GTGGAGCGGACGACACAGGTCATCGGGCAATCGGGCGCGTTCCTCGATGCCCTGGAGCGCGCCAGCCGCGCGGCGGCGCTCGACCGGCCGGTGCTCGTGATCGGCGAGCGCGGCACCGGCAAGGAGCTGGTCGCCGAGCGTCTCCATCGCCTCTCCCCGCGCTGGGACCAGCCGCTGGTGGTGATGAACTGCGCCGCGCTGCCCGAGACGCTGATCGAGGCGGAGCTGTTCGGGCATGAGGCGGGGGCGTTCACCGGCGCCACCCGCGCCCGTGCCGGCCGGTTCGAGGAAGCGGATCGCGGCACGCTGTTCCTCGACGAGCTCGGCACGCTGTCGATGGCGGCGCAGGAGCGTCTGCTGCGCGCGGTCGAATATGGGGAGGTGACGCGGATCGGCGCCTCGCGCCCGATCGAGGTCGACGTGCGCATCGTCGCCGCGACCAACGAGCATCTCCCCGACCGCGTCGCCGCCGGCACCTTCCGCGCCGACCTGCTCGACCGGTTGAGCTTCGAGGTGGTGACGCTGCCGCCGCTCCGGGCGCGGCCGGGCGACATCATGGTGCTCGCCGATTTCTTCGGCCGGCGCATGGCATCGGAGATCGGGTGGAGCGAATGGCCCGGCTTCGGGCCCAATGCGGTCGATGCGCTCACCGATTACAATTGGCCCGGCAACGTCCGCGAGCTGCGCAACGTCGTCGAGCGTGCGGTCTATCGCTGGGAGCGGGAAGGGCCGGTCGACGCGATCGAGATCGACCCCTTCGCCTCGCCGCACCGCCCGCGCGGCATCGCGGCCATGTCCCCGTCCGCGCCGGCGCCGATCGTGCAGGCCGAACCTGCCCTGACGATCGTGCGCGAGGAGGGTGGTTCCACCAGCTTCAAGGACCGCGTCGCCCGTTTCGAGCGCGAGCTGCTGAACCGCGCGCTTGCCGAGAACCGCTTCAACCAACGTACCACGGCGGAGACGCTCGGTCTCACCTACGACCAGCTTCGTCACGCATTGCGCCGACACGGCTTGCTCAACGCGGGGTGA
- a CDS encoding SufE family protein: protein MSTLADLHEEYEFLDADDRYRMLIDLGRALEPMPDALKTDATLVRGCSAAVWVYPTRLEDGRLHFLADSNAAITKGIIALVLTAVQDRSPAEILATDIEGELAPFDLRNQLSSNRTQGIPNMIALIRATASRYAA from the coding sequence ATGTCCACGCTTGCCGACCTTCACGAGGAATATGAGTTCCTCGACGCCGACGACCGTTACCGGATGCTGATCGATCTCGGCCGCGCGCTCGAGCCGATGCCCGACGCGCTCAAGACCGACGCGACGCTGGTGCGCGGATGCTCGGCGGCGGTATGGGTCTATCCGACGCGGCTGGAGGACGGGCGGCTGCACTTCCTCGCCGATTCGAACGCGGCGATCACCAAGGGCATCATCGCGCTGGTGCTGACCGCGGTGCAGGACCGCTCCCCCGCCGAGATCCTGGCGACCGACATCGAGGGCGAGCTGGCGCCGTTCGACCTCAGGAACCAGCTCAGCTCCAACCGCACCCAGGGCATTCCCAACATGATCGCCCTGATCCGCGCGACCGCATCGCGCTACGCCGCCTGA
- a CDS encoding MiaB/RimO family radical SAM methylthiotransferase, with amino-acid sequence MLAPSAGPEVITLGCRLNIAESESIRAMLGSRDVVVVNSCAVTNEAIKATRAAIRRARRARPHAELVVTGCAATIDPDGFAAMAEVDRVVGNMAKLDAAAWGGLEMAPARFTGHARAFVEVQNGCDHRCTFCAIPYGRGPSRSVPAGAVVERIAALVAAGHREVVLTGVDVTSYGADLPGAPSFGSLVERILRHTAVERLRLSSLDSIEIDERLFELLTGEARVMPHVHLSLQAGDDMILKRMKRRHSRAKAVAIVERLKARRPEIAIGADLIAGFPTEDEAMFANTLAILDDCDVVHPHIFPFSSREGTPAARMPQVAREVVKARAGRLREAGEARRRQWLAALVGTEQRVLVERPGDRGHAENFAEVRLDRRCEPGTMARAAIHGSDDTSLLSSVIPAQAGIHSSTSAAGAVDPGLRRGDDMVLATA; translated from the coding sequence ATGCTCGCTCCCTCCGCCGGCCCCGAGGTGATCACCCTCGGCTGCCGTCTCAACATCGCCGAAAGCGAAAGCATACGCGCCATGCTCGGTTCCCGCGACGTCGTCGTGGTGAACAGCTGCGCGGTGACCAATGAAGCGATCAAGGCGACGCGAGCGGCGATCCGGCGCGCACGGCGGGCGCGGCCGCATGCCGAGCTGGTGGTGACCGGCTGCGCGGCGACGATCGACCCCGACGGCTTCGCGGCGATGGCGGAGGTCGACCGGGTGGTCGGCAACATGGCCAAGCTCGATGCGGCGGCATGGGGCGGGCTGGAGATGGCGCCGGCCCGCTTCACCGGCCACGCCCGCGCGTTCGTCGAGGTGCAGAACGGGTGCGACCATCGCTGTACCTTCTGCGCGATCCCCTATGGCCGGGGACCGAGCCGGTCGGTACCGGCGGGCGCGGTCGTGGAGCGGATCGCCGCGCTGGTCGCGGCTGGACATCGCGAGGTGGTGCTGACCGGGGTCGACGTCACCAGCTACGGCGCCGACCTGCCGGGGGCGCCCTCGTTCGGGTCGCTGGTCGAGCGTATCCTGCGTCATACTGCGGTCGAGCGGCTGCGGCTGTCGTCGCTCGATTCGATCGAGATCGACGAGCGATTGTTCGAGCTGCTGACCGGCGAGGCGCGGGTGATGCCACATGTCCACCTTTCGCTCCAGGCGGGCGACGACATGATCCTCAAGCGGATGAAGCGGCGGCATTCGCGGGCCAAGGCGGTCGCGATCGTCGAGCGGCTGAAGGCCAGGCGGCCGGAGATCGCGATCGGCGCCGACCTGATCGCCGGCTTCCCGACGGAGGACGAAGCGATGTTCGCCAACACGCTGGCGATCCTCGACGATTGCGATGTGGTGCATCCGCACATTTTCCCCTTCTCCTCGCGCGAGGGCACGCCCGCGGCACGGATGCCGCAGGTGGCGCGCGAGGTGGTGAAGGCGCGCGCAGGCCGGCTGCGCGAGGCAGGGGAAGCACGGCGACGGCAGTGGCTGGCGGCGCTGGTCGGAACCGAGCAGCGCGTGCTGGTCGAGCGGCCGGGCGATCGCGGCCATGCTGAGAATTTCGCGGAGGTGAGGCTGGATCGGCGATGCGAGCCTGGGACGATGGCGCGTGCTGCGATTCATGGATCGGACGACACCAGCCTCCTCTCCTCCGTCATCCCGGCGCAGGCCGGGATCCACTCATCCACCAGTGCTGCGGGCGCGGTGGACCCCGGCCTTCGCCGGGGTGACGACATGGTTTTGGCAACGGCATGA
- a CDS encoding (2Fe-2S) ferredoxin domain-containing protein, giving the protein MAAGVKQRVRSNWGRAVLVCSKCSKRIDGGFGRKGRTPLAKALRRHLKLRKGRKAAAGIVEVKCLGVCPTNAVTVVDGAAAGEWLLVRPGADLDQLAGELGLPDQAA; this is encoded by the coding sequence ATGGCGGCCGGAGTGAAGCAGCGCGTCCGCTCGAACTGGGGGCGGGCGGTGCTAGTCTGCTCGAAATGCTCGAAGCGGATCGACGGCGGCTTCGGCCGCAAGGGACGCACGCCGCTCGCGAAGGCGCTGCGGCGGCACCTGAAGCTCAGGAAGGGCCGCAAGGCTGCCGCCGGGATCGTCGAGGTGAAGTGCCTCGGCGTCTGTCCGACCAATGCGGTGACGGTGGTCGACGGCGCCGCGGCCGGCGAATGGCTGCTGGTGCGGCCGGGGGCCGATCTCGACCAGCTCGCGGGTGAGCTCGGCCTCCCCGATCAGGCGGCGTAG
- a CDS encoding DUF924 family protein, which produces MEAHLGPGSGEVHDAAKQVLDFWFGELGPEQWFAKDAAVDHACARFGPMRDAVLASGAEGWRDEPETLLAAVILLDQISRNIHRGSPRAYEADPLAESLTREAIARDWVRLFPKERAQFLLLPLEHAENADTQRLSLAQFEALGEEEALAYARDHAAVIERFGRFPSRNAALGRESTPEELEYLSQPGAGW; this is translated from the coding sequence ATGGAAGCGCATCTAGGCCCCGGATCGGGCGAAGTCCACGACGCGGCAAAGCAGGTCCTCGACTTCTGGTTCGGCGAGCTCGGCCCCGAGCAATGGTTCGCCAAGGATGCGGCGGTCGATCACGCCTGCGCGCGGTTCGGCCCCATGCGCGACGCGGTGCTCGCCAGCGGCGCCGAGGGCTGGCGGGACGAGCCCGAGACGCTGCTCGCCGCGGTCATCCTGCTCGACCAGATCAGCCGCAACATCCATCGCGGCTCCCCACGCGCCTATGAGGCCGACCCGCTCGCCGAGAGCCTCACCCGCGAGGCGATCGCGCGCGACTGGGTCCGCCTCTTCCCCAAGGAACGCGCGCAATTCCTGTTGCTGCCGCTCGAGCACGCCGAGAATGCCGACACGCAGCGGCTCAGCCTCGCCCAGTTCGAGGCGCTGGGGGAGGAAGAGGCGCTCGCCTATGCTCGCGACCATGCCGCGGTGATCGAACGCTTCGGCCGCTTTCCTTCGCGCAACGCCGCGCTCGGCCGCGAGTCCACGCCCGAGGAGCTCGAATACCTCAGCCAGCCCGGCGCCGGCTGGTAG
- a CDS encoding superoxide dismutase: MAFELPPLPYAYDALEPTIDKETMTLHHDKHHKAYTDNFNKAIDADPGLAGKTIEEIFAHIEGKPPLLRNNAGGYWNHDFFWKTMAPNAGGAPTGELAAAIDETFGSFDEFKEKFNAAGAGQFGSGWAWLIVGADGKLAITSTPNQDNPLMDVAAVKGTPILGNDVWEHAYYITYRNDRAAYLKAWWNVVNWDVVAERYAAAK; the protein is encoded by the coding sequence ATGGCTTTCGAACTGCCGCCGCTGCCCTACGCCTATGATGCGCTCGAGCCGACGATCGACAAGGAGACGATGACGCTCCACCACGACAAGCACCACAAGGCCTATACCGACAATTTCAACAAGGCGATCGACGCGGATCCCGGCCTGGCCGGCAAGACGATCGAGGAAATCTTCGCCCATATCGAAGGCAAGCCGCCGCTGCTGCGCAACAACGCGGGCGGCTATTGGAACCACGACTTCTTCTGGAAGACGATGGCTCCGAACGCGGGCGGCGCGCCGACCGGCGAACTCGCTGCGGCGATCGACGAGACCTTCGGCTCGTTCGACGAATTCAAGGAGAAGTTCAACGCGGCCGGCGCCGGCCAGTTCGGCTCGGGCTGGGCGTGGCTCATCGTCGGCGCGGACGGCAAGCTCGCCATCACTTCGACGCCGAACCAGGACAATCCGCTGATGGATGTCGCGGCCGTCAAGGGCACGCCGATCCTGGGCAACGACGTGTGGGAGCACGCCTATTACATCACCTACCGCAACGACCGTGCCGCTTATCTCAAGGCGTGGTGGAACGTGGTGAACTGGGACGTCGTCGCCGAGCGCTACGCAGCGGCGAAGTAA
- a CDS encoding septation protein A, with the protein MTDPRPAASPGFRLALDYGPLVAFFAVNFLAPGPALARIMAATIAFMIAMVIAVSLSWIKTRHVSPMLWVSAVLVLVFGGLTLYFHDERFIKMKPTFVYATFAAVLGFGLATGRPLLQGLLGSAYPGLTERGWRKLTINWTLFFIGMAVLNEAVWRSTSTDFWVSFKVWGAIPLTFLFAMANIPMLLRNGLSTGETKDVPVPPEG; encoded by the coding sequence ATGACCGACCCCCGCCCCGCCGCCTCTCCCGGCTTTCGCCTCGCGCTCGACTATGGGCCGCTGGTCGCCTTCTTCGCGGTCAACTTCCTGGCGCCGGGGCCGGCGCTGGCGCGGATCATGGCGGCGACGATCGCCTTCATGATCGCGATGGTGATCGCGGTGAGCCTGTCGTGGATCAAGACCCGCCACGTCTCGCCGATGCTGTGGGTGTCGGCGGTGCTGGTGCTCGTGTTCGGCGGGCTCACCCTCTATTTCCACGACGAGCGCTTCATCAAGATGAAGCCGACCTTCGTCTATGCCACCTTCGCGGCGGTGCTGGGCTTCGGCCTCGCGACCGGCCGGCCGCTGCTGCAGGGGCTGCTCGGCAGCGCCTACCCGGGCCTCACCGAGCGCGGGTGGCGCAAGCTGACGATCAACTGGACGCTGTTCTTCATCGGCATGGCGGTGCTGAACGAAGCCGTGTGGCGCTCGACCAGCACCGATTTCTGGGTGAGCTTCAAGGTGTGGGGGGCGATCCCCCTCACCTTCCTGTTCGCGATGGCGAACATCCCGATGCTGCTGCGCAATGGCCTCAGCACAGGCGAGACGAAGGACGTGCCGGTGCCGCCGGAGGGCTAA
- the pspC gene encoding envelope stress response membrane protein PspC has protein sequence MSASRTKFYLDKQNAKWLGVCSGIADYTGVDVTWVRVGAVVLTLAGGFPWTLIAYWLVAWMAEPKPLGLYEGPEDAKFWQGVRSNPKRSAHEVRSKFRDIDRRLADIEMYYTSRNTRLADEIDALR, from the coding sequence ATGTCCGCCAGCCGCACCAAATTCTATCTCGACAAGCAGAACGCCAAATGGCTGGGCGTCTGCTCGGGGATCGCGGACTACACCGGGGTCGACGTGACCTGGGTCCGGGTCGGCGCCGTGGTCCTGACGCTGGCCGGAGGCTTTCCCTGGACGCTGATCGCTTACTGGCTAGTCGCGTGGATGGCGGAGCCCAAGCCGCTCGGCCTCTACGAGGGGCCGGAGGACGCCAAGTTCTGGCAGGGCGTGCGGTCGAACCCCAAGCGCTCGGCGCATGAGGTCCGCTCCAAGTTCCGCGACATCGACCGCCGGCTCGCCGACATCGAGATGTACTACACCAGCCGCAACACGCGCCTGGCCGACGAGATCGACGCGCTGCGCTGA